The Triticum dicoccoides isolate Atlit2015 ecotype Zavitan chromosome 6A, WEW_v2.0, whole genome shotgun sequence genome has a window encoding:
- the LOC119319080 gene encoding putative F-box/FBD/LRR-repeat protein At5g56810, whose amino-acid sequence MASTTTGKRKGSACGEQGGGDGDSQSGKATRSSIPDLPEDILFRIHSLMPMREAARVACVSRAFFHSWRCHSSLIFNKDTIGLKRSACGENFDHKIDRILRNHSGCLKTFNIDYYGTSGFTGTSYFDRWLQIALKPGIEELTLVLSETKGKYNFPCSLLSDGVRNSLRYLRLRFCALHPPVELGPLRSLKSLYLWRVNITWNELECLISNSLTLELLDLISCPEIECLKLPCALQRLSALSVLACERLKVIESKAPNLSSLYLCGNWLDFSLVETLPIKELELQQTNLIRDARAKLPSLMPNIETLAIQSSREVVDAPMLPTKFLHLKHLTITVRSGAIVSRAYDYFSLVSFLDASPSLETLILDVTQRRMVHESIFADSQLRHMPEHRHGHLKNVKISGFNSAKCVVELTCYILKNAVSLECLTLDTIYGSRCDDQGEDNWCTPMTNGILMEIPWALLAIKTHIENEVPPTVHLTVLEPCSKCHANGLERVLSQS is encoded by the exons ATGGCCTCAACAACAACGGGTAAAAGAAAGGGATCGGCCTGTGGGGAAcaaggcggcggcgatggcgattCTCAGTCTGGCAAAGCAACGCGGAGCTCAATCCCGGACCTTCCTGAG GACATATTGTTTCGTATACACTCCTTGATGCCAATGCGTGAGGCTGCGCGTGTTGCTTGCGTATCTCGCGCCTTTTTCCATTCTTGGAGATGCCATTCCAGTCTCATCTTCAATAAGGACACAATTGGCTTGAAGAGAAGTGCGTGTGGAGAGAATTTTGACCACAAGATTGACCGCATTCTCAGGAACCACTCTGGCTGCTTGAAAACATTCAACATTGACTACTATGGCACGAGCGGGTTCACTGGCACTAGTTATTTTGACCGTTGGCTTCAGATTGCTCTTAAACCAGGGATCGAAGAACTCACCCTTGTGCTGTCTGAAACAAAGGGAAAATACAACTTCCCATGCTCGCTTTTATCTGACGGGGTTCGGAACTCACTTCGGTACCTTAGACTCCGATTTTGCGCCCTCCATCCCCCAGTTGAACTTGGCCCCTTGAGAAGCCTGAAAAGCCTGTATCTGTGGCGTGTGAATATTACATGGAATGAGTTAGAGTGCCTTATTTCCAACTCTCTTACTTTGGAGCTACTGGATCTTATTAGTTGCCCTGAGATTGAATGCCTGAAGCTACCTTGTGCTCTGCAGCGGCTCAGCGCTCTTAGTGTTTTAGCATGCGAGAGACTGAAAGTGATAGAGAGCAAAGCTCCAAATCTCTCCAGTTTATACCTTTGCGGAAACTGGTTAGACTTCTCACTTGTGGAAACGTTGCCGATAAAGGAACTAGAATTGCAACAAACAAACCTTATCCGTGATGCTCGTGCCAAGCTGCCATCCCTTATGCCAAATATTGAAACTCTCGCCATACAATCATCGAGAGAG GTGGTTGATGCACCAATGCTGCCTACCAAATTCCTCCACCTTAAGCACCTGACCATCACTGTGAGATCAGGAGCAATTGTTTCCCGAGCATATGACTACTTTTCTCTGGTTTCTTTCCTCGACGCTTCTCCTTCCTTGGAGACTTTGATATTAGAT GTGACTCAGCGGCGCATGGTGCATGAATCAATTTTTGCGGATTCACAACTGAGGCACATGCCTGAACACCGCCATGGCCACCTCAAGAACGTCAAGATTAGCGGTTTCAACTCTGCGAAGTGCGTGGTTGAACTAACATGTTATATTCTCAAGAACGCGGTGTCACTTGAGTGTCTTACATTGGACACCATATATGGGAGTAGGTGTGATGATCAAGGCGAGGACAACTGGTGTACTCCCATGACGAATGGCATTCTCATGGAAATTCCTTGGGCACTCTTGGCTATCAAAACACACATTGAGAATGAAGTTCCACCTACAGTTCACTTAACTGTTCTGGAGCCTTGCAGCAAATGCCATGCTAATGGACTAGAGCGGGTATTATCGCAGTCGTGA